CCACCCGGAGAAATCGCGCAGGCCGTGGGTACGCTTCAGCCGCTCCTAGACCGCACCGGGCTGCTGGACGAATTGCGGCTGCAACGCGCCCAGTTGGCCGAACGCGGCGAAGTGCTGCGCGATCTGGTCTACGCTTTTTCACACGATCTGAGAACCCCACTGATGGCCAACGCCATGAGCATGCAAACCGCCCTGCGCGGTGCATACGGTCCCCTGCCAGAAGCCTACCGCGCCACGCTGCACAACGGCCTGGAAGCCAACGCGACCCTTCTGGCGCTGGCCGATCAGTTGCTGGCAGTAGCCAAAGTGGAGGGCGGCGAACCCGAAGACCCGCCCAGCGACGTGAATCTGCGGGACGTGACGGTGGGTGTGCTGTCTCAGCTTCGGGCGAGGGCCGACGCCCGCAGCATCACGCTGGAACCGCACCTCAGCGGCGTGCGGGTGCAGGGCCGCCCCCACGATCTACGCCGCGCCGTGCAGAACCTGATCGACAATGCGGTCAAATTCAGTCCCCCCGGCGGCACGGTACGTGTGACCCTCAGGGCCGATGCAGACGAAGCCATTCTGACCGTGCAGGACGATGGCCCCGGCGTCAGCGCCAGCCGCACTCCCACGCTGTTTCAACGGTTTCGGGGTGGCGGGGCTGGCAGTGGCACGGGGCTGGGGTTGTACCTGACGCGCCGGATTGCACAGGCGCACGGCGGCACCGTCACCTACGCCCGCACGGCCCGCGCCCAGAGTGCGTTCACCCTGACCCTGCCCCTTGAACTTCCTGCCAGCACACCGGAGCGCCTATG
Above is a genomic segment from Deinococcus sp. QL22 containing:
- a CDS encoding HAMP domain-containing sensor histidine kinase, with the translated sequence MNSALPVRFAVPGERTAAALAWTLLGLITAADILTPAQWVLGTLLSAPVALAALGASRRTTLALLACSVGANLLAGTLNAGRDGLTTFDIVNRTVSILTVILVGLLTLRAREANARAARLTEEERRLTFERSLRTLVESVSGPLGEAEFVTRAAAALHTLTGARSVEIGAVERAMLREPYARSLDSVAGIEGTPQQQPPPRLNTRLPLDILTRPPGLGSEVWAAHGGDVVLARLSRRRAADGAGDLLVLIDHPTAPPGEIAQAVGTLQPLLDRTGLLDELRLQRAQLAERGEVLRDLVYAFSHDLRTPLMANAMSMQTALRGAYGPLPEAYRATLHNGLEANATLLALADQLLAVAKVEGGEPEDPPSDVNLRDVTVGVLSQLRARADARSITLEPHLSGVRVQGRPHDLRRAVQNLIDNAVKFSPPGGTVRVTLRADADEAILTVQDDGPGVSASRTPTLFQRFRGGGAGSGTGLGLYLTRRIAQAHGGTVTYARTARAQSAFTLTLPLELPASTPERL